From Sulfuracidifex tepidarius, one genomic window encodes:
- a CDS encoding HAD family hydrolase has product MKYNSVLVDLGNTLVGFKPPFYEKVYHVMRDNGYDVDLRSVFRAYAKAMGEVNYPNDEGFETVDPRDFLFFLGVYPTQRLIKELNEADIRDGEAFLYDDAIDFLEGVRAHGYKLALVSNASPGVKGILHKFDLEKYFDALALSFEVRAVKPNPKIFGFALKRTGYPAVHVGDIYEIDWVGAKRSYVDPVLLDRYDFYLKIRDKARDLKEALRKIEESKD; this is encoded by the coding sequence ATGAAGTACAACTCTGTGTTGGTCGACCTGGGGAACACGTTGGTGGGGTTCAAGCCCCCTTTCTACGAGAAGGTCTACCACGTCATGAGGGACAACGGTTACGACGTTGACTTGAGGAGTGTATTCAGGGCCTACGCCAAGGCAATGGGGGAGGTGAACTACCCCAACGATGAGGGCTTTGAGACCGTGGACCCGAGGGACTTCCTCTTTTTCCTGGGAGTGTACCCGACCCAACGTCTGATTAAGGAGCTCAACGAGGCAGACATAAGGGACGGAGAGGCTTTCCTCTATGACGACGCGATAGATTTCCTCGAGGGAGTGAGGGCCCACGGGTACAAGTTAGCCCTAGTGAGCAACGCGTCCCCTGGAGTTAAGGGGATCCTGCACAAGTTCGACTTGGAGAAGTACTTCGACGCCTTAGCACTCTCCTTCGAGGTGAGGGCAGTGAAGCCTAACCCCAAGATATTCGGCTTCGCGTTGAAGAGGACGGGTTACCCTGCTGTCCACGTCGGGGATATATATGAGATAGACTGGGTAGGAGCTAAGAGGAGTTACGTCGACCCAGTGCTGCTGGACAGGTACGATTTCTATCTCAAGATTAGGGACAAGGCCAGGGACCTGAAGGAGGCATTGAGGAAGATAGAGGAATCGAAAGATTGA
- a CDS encoding type II toxin-antitoxin system VapC family toxin — protein sequence MRYYIDTSVALALVNEKDPNHDMAIKVYPRDRERIVSKLVLAELYSVSSRRVKLSDEELEALVNYTLNKCKCEIEEVDFDKVIDLALKVSNKVKLKTLDLLHLSASILLESEILSLDKEIIEAKSKLK from the coding sequence ATGAGGTATTATATAGACACGAGTGTCGCATTAGCGTTAGTCAACGAGAAAGACCCAAATCACGATATGGCTATAAAGGTTTATCCTAGAGACAGAGAAAGAATAGTTAGTAAATTAGTATTAGCAGAATTATATTCAGTTTCTTCTAGGAGAGTGAAGCTATCTGATGAAGAGTTAGAGGCTTTAGTTAATTATACGCTTAACAAATGTAAATGTGAGATTGAGGAAGTCGATTTTGATAAAGTCATAGACCTTGCACTAAAGGTGTCTAATAAGGTAAAACTTAAGACGTTAGATCTCCTACACTTATCTGCGAGTATATTACTAGAAAGTGAGATATTAAGCCTTGATAAGGAGATAATTGAAGCAAAAAGTAAATTAAAATAA
- a CDS encoding thermopsin, whose amino-acid sequence MTKGLSSLRLIGSVVLMTFFLVSLSSVSLVQGQGHEVISTHAQFHHPHIFPPHRGHGKRKDQTVNVYSSYSSEPAPMGLADYGIGPNGPYSRYASEVIGVVNASNVQVYASGNDCFSIQLNAVLTYNYQGQTYALWAQDVASINSNNLEFIDNVWNMSSPNAGVSVTGNGQVSSTGGISFYYYCDTNTPGSPTQFSYPLNLEMMMTLSSDSQGPEVCFWYNEGQGWVKYDTVQVSAPSAVPYFTIDGYNYTGSGNFYDLELDLVGPGGGSCAYVESAQVAFQLYYVNSTGTHEIGNAYNFGSDTGETSNNVVDQGYQNGYLYAELTAGQGYLGCIWN is encoded by the coding sequence ATGACGAAAGGTCTTTCAAGCCTGAGATTGATCGGTTCAGTGGTGCTCATGACGTTTTTCCTCGTCTCCTTATCGAGCGTCTCCTTAGTTCAGGGACAAGGCCATGAGGTAATCAGTACACACGCTCAATTCCACCATCCTCACATATTCCCCCCTCACCGAGGACACGGAAAGAGGAAGGATCAAACGGTGAACGTGTACTCCTCCTATTCATCGGAGCCAGCCCCCATGGGTCTAGCCGATTACGGGATCGGGCCTAACGGTCCATACTCCAGATACGCTTCCGAGGTAATAGGAGTTGTGAACGCAAGCAATGTACAAGTATATGCTTCAGGTAACGACTGCTTCTCCATTCAACTAAACGCAGTCTTAACTTACAACTATCAGGGACAGACATACGCGCTCTGGGCCCAAGACGTTGCATCAATAAATTCCAATAATCTGGAGTTCATAGACAACGTATGGAACATGTCCTCGCCTAACGCAGGCGTGTCTGTGACCGGGAACGGTCAGGTCTCATCCACGGGAGGCATCTCTTTCTATTACTATTGTGATACCAACACTCCGGGGAGCCCAACCCAGTTCTCATATCCTCTTAACTTAGAGATGATGATGACCCTTTCGTCAGATAGCCAGGGGCCGGAGGTGTGTTTCTGGTACAATGAGGGACAGGGATGGGTAAAGTACGACACCGTACAAGTTAGCGCTCCGTCGGCAGTTCCATACTTCACTATTGACGGGTATAACTACACCGGGTCGGGCAATTTCTATGACCTAGAACTGGACTTAGTGGGACCTGGAGGAGGGTCATGTGCATACGTAGAGTCGGCTCAGGTAGCTTTCCAGTTGTACTACGTGAACTCCACCGGAACTCATGAGATAGGGAACGCATACAACTTCGGTTCGGACACGGGAGAGACGTCTAACAACGTGGTAGACCAAGGGTACCAGAACGGTTATCTGTACGCCGAACTCACGGCCGGACAAGGGTACCTCGGTTGTATCTGGAACTGA